One stretch of Chaetodon auriga isolate fChaAug3 chromosome 18, fChaAug3.hap1, whole genome shotgun sequence DNA includes these proteins:
- the fosab gene encoding v-fos FBJ murine osteosarcoma viral oncogene homolog Ab: protein MMFTAFNTECDSSSRCSTASPSGDNLGYYPSPAGSYSSMGSPQSQDFTDLTASSASFIPTVTAISTSPDLQWMVQPLISSVAPSHRAHPYSPSPAYSRPAMRSAASKAHSSSKKGRMEITPEEEEKKRVRRERNKQAAAKCRNRRRELTDTLQAETDQLEDEKSSLQNDIANLLKEKERLEFILAAHQPICKIPSELDTDFSVVSMSPAHPCLSTKVSQPQTTIPEASTITPSQPTFTSTSTSNSIFSSSSSSSSSSSSSILPTTTISNSTVKMTDLDAFVLEESLDLLTKTEMETARSVPEMDLSNSLYTTQDWEALHNSTSTNDFEPLCTPVVTCTPACTTFTSSFVFSFPEADTFPTCGIAHRRGSNSNDQSSDSLSSPTLLAL, encoded by the exons ATGATGTTTACCGCTTTCAACACGGAGTGCGATTCTTCCTCCCGCTGCAGTACCGCCTCCCCGTCCGGGGACAATCTGGGATACTACCCGTCACCAGCGGGATCTTACTCCAGCATGGGATCGCCCCAATCTCAG GATTTCACTGACCTGACAGCATCAAGTGCCTCCTTCATCCCCACTGTAACAGCCATTTCGACAAGCCCGGATCTGCAGTGGATGGTCCAGCCTTTGATCTCCTCAGTGGCCCCTTCTCACAGAGCTCACCCCTACAGCCCCAGTCCCGCCTACTCGAGACCAGCCATGAGGTCTGCAGCATCCAAGGCTCACAGCTCTTCCAAGAAGGGCAGAATGGAG ATAACacccgaggaggaggagaagaaaagagtccgcagagagagaaataagcaGGCGGCAGCAAAGTGCCGCAACAGGAGGCGAGAGCTCACGGACACTCTGCAAGCT GAAACTGATCAGCTGGAGGATGAGAAGTCCAGCCTGCAGAACGATATTGCTAATCTTctgaaggagaaggaaaggCTTGAGTTCATTCTGGCTGCCCATCAACCCATCTGCAAAATCCCCTCAGAGCTGGACACGGACTTCTCCGTGGTCTCCATGTCTCCTGCCCATCCCTGCCTCTCTACCAAGGTGTCCCAACCACAGACCACCATCCCAGAGGCATCCACTATCACACCCAGCCAGCCAACCTTCACCTCAACCTCAACCTCCAACTCGatcttctccagcagcagcagcagcagcagcagcagcagcagctccatcctccccaccaccaccatctccaACAGCACAGTCAAGATGACAGACCTGGACGCCTTCGTCCTGGAGGAGTCTCTGGATCtgctgacaaagacagagatggagacagcACGGTCAGTGCCAGAGATGGACCTGTCCAACTCCCTCTACACAACTCAGGACTGGGAGGCCCTTCACAACTCAACCAGTACCAATGACTTTGAGCCCCTGTGCACGCCCGTGGTGACCTGCACACCGGCCTGCACCACCTTCACGTCTTCTTTCGTATTTAGCTTCCCAGAGGCAGACACCTTCCCCACTTGTGGCATCGCCCACAGGAGAGGAAGCAACAGCAATGACCAGTCCTCCGACTCCCTCAGCTCACCCACCCTGCTGGCCCTTTAA
- the tmed10 gene encoding transmembrane emp24 domain-containing protein 10, which translates to MARLAALLLLPVLIESVFSISFFLPVNSRKCLREEIHKDVLVTGEYEISEQANTKTNLKITDSSSHTLYSKEDATKGKFAFTTEDYDMFEVCFESKSPMGTGRVPDQLVNLDMKHGVEAKNYEEIAKVEKLKPLEVELRRLEDLSESIVNDFAYMKKREEEMRDTNESTNTRVLYFSIFSMCCLIGLATWQVFYLRRFFKAKKLIE; encoded by the exons ATGGCTCGACTCGCTGCGCTACTGCTGTTACCGGTTCTTATTGAATCTGTGttttctatttctttctttttaccgGTCAACTCAAGAAAGTGCTTACGAGAGGAGATCCACAAAGACGTCCTCGTCACGGGGGAGTATGAAATTAGCGAACAGGCGAACACCAAAACTAATCTGAAG ATTACAGATTCTTCCAGCCACACGCTTTACTCCAAGGAAGATGCAACAAAAGGAAAGTTTGCATTCACCACAGAGGACTATGACATGTTTGAGGTGTGCTTTGAGAGCAAATCACCCATGG GGACTGGAAGAGTGCCTGACCAGCTGGTCAATCTGGACATGAAGCATGGTGTGGAAGCCAAAAACTATGAAGAG ATTGCCAAGGTGGAGAAGCTGAAGCCTCTGGAGGTCGAGCTTAGGCGACTGGAGGACCTGTCAGAATCCATTGTCAATGACTTCGCTTACatgaagaagagggaggaggagatgcgGGACACCAATG AGTCCACCAACACACGTGTGCTGTACTTCAGCATATTCTCCATGTGCTGTCTCATTGGACTGGCCACATGGCAGGTCTTCTACTTGCGGCGCTTCTTCAAGGCAAAGAAGCTGATTGAGTAG
- the eif2b2 gene encoding translation initiation factor eIF2B subunit beta produces the protein MPGPDKETDLTERIEAFLSDLKRGGSGTGPLRGSAETARETTALLRRITAQARWSSAGDLMEIIRKEGRRMSAAQPSETTVGNMIRRVLKIIREEYARSRGSSEETDQQESLHKLLTSGGLSEENFRQHFAALKANVIEAINELLTELEGTTDNIAMQALEHIHSNEVIMTIGRSRTVEAFLKDAARKRKFHVIVAECAPFCQGHEMATSLSKAGIETTVIADAAIFAVMSRVNKVIIGTQTVLANGGLRAVNGTHTLALAAKHHSTPLIVCAPMFKLSPQFPNEEDTFHKFVSPHEVLPFTEGEILSKVNVHCPVFDYVPPELITLFISNIGGHAPSYIYRLMSELYHPEDHEL, from the exons ATGCCGGGCCCAGACAAAGAAACGGACCTGACGGAGAGAATTGAAGCGTTTCTGTCCGACCTGAAGCGTGGAGGGAGCGGGACGGGACCGCTGCGGGGCTCGGCGGAGACAGCCCGGGAAACGACAGCCCTGCTCCGGAGAATCACAGCTCAGGCGCGGTGGAGCAGCGCAG GTGATCTGATGGAAATTATCcggaaggaggggaggaggatgtCTGCTGCCCAGCCATCAGAGACCACTGTTGGCAATATGATCAGACGGGTGCTGAAGATCATCAGAGAGGAATACGCCAG ATCTCGAGGTAGCAGCGAAGAGACAGACCAGCAGGAATCTCTCCACAAGCTGCTGACCTCCGGAGGACTCAGCGAGGAGAACTTCAGACAGCATTTTGCCGCCCTCAAAGCCAACGTCATTGAGGCCATCAATGAGTTGCTGACTGAGCTGG AGGGAACAACTGACAACATTGCGATGCAGGCCCTGGAGCACATTCATTCCAATGAGGTCATCATGACTATTGGCCGCTCTCGCACCGTGGAGGCCTTTCTCAAAGATGCTGCACGCAAACGCAAGTTCCATGTCATCGTGGCAGAGTGCGCCCCCTTCTGCCAG GGACATGAGATGGCAACCAGTCTCTCAAAAGCTGGCATCGAAACAACTGTGATCGCAGACGCCGCCATATTTGCAGTCATGTCTCGTGTTAATAAG GTCATCATTGGTACACAGACAGTTCTGGCAAACGGAGGGCTGAGGGCTGTCAATGGGACACACACTCTCGCCCTTGCAGCCAAGCACCACTCAACACCTCTGATTGTTTGCGCTCCAATGTTCAAGCTCTCGCCTCAG TTCCCAAATGAAGAAGATACCTTCCATAAGTTTGTCTCCCCACATGAGGTTCTTCCTTTCACCGAAG GTGAGATTCTCTCAAAGGTGAACGTGCACTGTCCAGTGTTTGACTATGTCCCACCGGAGCTCATCACACTGTTCATCTCCAACATTGGAGGACATGCACCGTCATACATCTACCGACTGATGAGTGAACTTTACCACCCAGAAGACCACGAACTTTAA